Sequence from the Rhodohalobacter sp. SW132 genome:
ATAAACGTTTATGTTTAAAATCATACGAATTCACCACTTATGAAATCATTTCTACTAACCTTACTGATGCTGTTTTTGGTCAATGCGCCAGTTCTCCCGGGCCAATCGATACAAGTTTCACTCGACGATGTTGAACAATTTGCTGAGAAACACAGTCCGGAGTGGGAGCAATTCAATCATCGCCTGGAATTTATGGTTCAGGGTGAAAATGCGGATGCAGTCAGACTAAACCCTGAACTGCATTACGATCTCGAATATCTGAATTCCGATCCGCGGTCCGAAAGGGAGCATTTTGCTTTCATTGAACAGGAACTCCGCACGCCAAGCCACTTTAGAAATTTGCGTCAATATCGCGACCAGCGAGTTGAAGCGATAAATAAGGAGATTAAATCCTCAAAATCGAAGTGGCTTGCAGACATGCGTTTCGGATTTATCAGGATTGTGCTTATCAAGGAACAACTTTCCGGACTTGAACAACTTCAGCGCCTGCCGGATCACTTTATGGAGGCGCTGGAGCTTCGTTCACAGGAGGGGGAAACTTCATTGATTGAAGAGCAGCTTCTGAAAATGAGCCGGTATCAGCTTCAGAGTTTGATCAGGGAGCTTGAGCTTTCTCTGGAACAACAGAAATCGGAATGGCTGATCAGAATGGGGATTGATAATGATCAACATGTAGAATTTGTAGGCTCGTTCAGCGACCCGGAAATCACGATTCCGGGAAAAGAAGAGCTGATGGTTTTGCTGGATCAGGCTCCGGAGCGACAGGCCACTGATCTTGCCCGGCAGAGCGCCCGGCAGTCGATTGATCTTGAAGAGAGCCGCCGCTGGCCCTCATTTAGTGTTCGGGCTGGTTATAAAACGCTGAACCCTGATTTTCATGGGTTCATGGCCGGAGTCTCAATTCCCATCCCGCTGCTGAACCGTAATCGTCCCGCCATTGAACAGGCCCGAGCACAGGAGCGAATGTCTGCACTCACATACTCGGCAACGGTAGATCGTCAGAACCGGCAGCTCAATCAGGCCTGGGATGCGCTTTACTCGATTCGATCCGGTCTTAACGAACTTCCGGAGGAAACTGCCGGAACTGACAATTTTATCAACACCCTCACTGTGGCATATGAGGAGGGGGAGCAATCTCTGAATGATGTTCTGAACACCCTGAATATGATGGCCGACACCCATCGCACAAAATTCAGCCAGCTTGAACAAGCCTATGAGCAGGTCATGATAATTGAGGCAGTAACCGGGAGGTCAGTTTTGATGGCGTATTAATCTTTAGACCTGAGTTTTATGAGTAAAATAAATTTAGAAAAAAGTCTCCCCTAACAAGGGGCTCATTCTTTGAACACGCAGCGTAAGCGTAGTGAAATTTAGAGGGGTGTTCATTTGTATTTTCGACATTCTGATGAACATCCCCCTCAATCCCCCTTTGCTAAGGGGGACTCTTACGTTCAAGATTTAACAATCGAATCCATTTACCACCACAAAACGATACAATCAAATGAAAACACAGATCCGGATACTCACCTTAGTTGCAAGTTCATTGCTGCTTTTTGCAGCATGCGGGGAGCATGATCATCATGACCACAACGGAGATCACTCTCACGACAACGATCATGATCATGAATACCATCGTATAACGGTGTGGGAGGAAAACCGCGAGTGGATGGTGAAATTCGAACTTCACGAAAATTCGGGCCGAATTGAAGGTCATCTCTACGCTACCGAGAATTCCTCAGCAGTTCACAATGTCTCCGGAACTCTCCGTTTCGAGCATGATGAAACTGTCGAAAATGAAGCGGAGATTGAGCACGTATCAGGCGGAAAGTATGA
This genomic interval carries:
- a CDS encoding TolC family protein, with the protein product MKSFLLTLLMLFLVNAPVLPGQSIQVSLDDVEQFAEKHSPEWEQFNHRLEFMVQGENADAVRLNPELHYDLEYLNSDPRSEREHFAFIEQELRTPSHFRNLRQYRDQRVEAINKEIKSSKSKWLADMRFGFIRIVLIKEQLSGLEQLQRLPDHFMEALELRSQEGETSLIEEQLLKMSRYQLQSLIRELELSLEQQKSEWLIRMGIDNDQHVEFVGSFSDPEITIPGKEELMVLLDQAPERQATDLARQSARQSIDLEESRRWPSFSVRAGYKTLNPDFHGFMAGVSIPIPLLNRNRPAIEQARAQERMSALTYSATVDRQNRQLNQAWDALYSIRSGLNELPEETAGTDNFINTLTVAYEEGEQSLNDVLNTLNMMADTHRTKFSQLEQAYEQVMIIEAVTGRSVLMAY